CGGGTAGTCCGCGGTCAGCACATTCGTCGTCGCCTGGATCATTGCCAGCAGCGCCGGCATCGCAATCGGACAGAGCACCAGCGGCAGCAGGAGCTCACGATTCCGCGTGCGCAGGCTCAGCGCGGCGAAAAAGGTTCCATTCACCGTCAACGCCCACGTGCCCAACGGAAGAATCAGCAGCAGCAGCCATGCATTTCCCAGCGGATGCAGGTCGTAGAAGATCGCAAACACCGGCGCCATTACCAGCTCGATAAAGCTGACGAAGATGAAATTCGCCAGCGCCTTGCCGGTGAACAGCGCCGACGCCGGAGCAGGCGCTAGCCGCTGCGCGTCGAGCACGTTGTTATGCATCTCACGCGACCAACTCTGATTCAGTGCGGTTATCGATGCGAACAGCAATCCCACCCACAACAGGCCGCCGCTGATCTGCCGCGCGATCGTCGGATACGCCGTCGGATCGAACGCCAGCGAGAAGACCACTACCACCAACAGCGCAAAAAATAGCATGCCGTTGATCAGCTCTCGCGCACGCCACTCGAGCTGCAGGTCCTTCTTCAGATGAGTGAGCACGTATCCCGCGTAGCTCATCCGTGCGTCCCCTTGGCAGGTGGCGCAGCCTTCGTCAGATCCGCAACCGTCGCTTCCGTCGCGCGCAGATAATCCGCAGGCGCCAGCACGATCTGCTGCCCGCGCTGCCCAGCCGAGATCGAAATCTGATCGAACAGCTCGATCGTTTCGTCCGCAAACGCGCGAAACGGCTTCTTTGCCGCCAGAACCGTCACTCCTCCACGCACATACCCGGTCAGCGGCTCAACCTCCTTCAGCGCAGCAAGCTCCGCCTTGCGCGCACCGGCGGCCGCTGCCAGTTTCTTCAGGTCGAGCTCATCGCCACCGGGAATCACCGCAAACAGGTGCTCTCCATCGGAGGTGTGTGTCAGCAGCGTCTTGAACACCTGTTCGATCGGCATATCGATCTTGCGCGCAACCGAGATTGCCGTCAGGTCCTCAGGGTCGACCTCATACGTTCGAATCTCATAAGCGATGCCGAGTTTGTCGAGCAGCCGTGCCGCGTTCGTCTTCATGTGTTGTCAGTTCTGCGCCGTAAGCTGGCCCGCGTGGAGCACAAGCGTCGTGGTTGCGAGCGGACGCGCAAGGTCCGCCTGATGTGTCGTCAGGAACAGGGTGCGCGCCGAACCGTTGCGTCCCGGCTGTGCAAGAAATGCCCGCAGACGCGTGAGCATCATCTGCGCCGAGCCCGTGTCCATGTTCGAGAATGGCTCATCCAGCAGCAGCAGATCGGGCTCCAGCATCAGCACACGCGCCAGCGACGCGCGCTGCCGCATGCCCTGCGAATATTCGCCGACATGCTTTGACATCTTCGGGTCCAGTCCGACATCGCGCAGCGCCTGCTCGGCTTTCGCACCATCGACCCCGTAAAGTGAACCAAAGTAGCGCAGGTTTTCGACACCCGTGAGTTCCTCGTACAACATCGGCGCATGGCTCATGAACGCAACACGGTCGCGTTCACTGCGCGCCGTCCCTCCCAGCACCGCCAGCTTTCCTTCACTCGGTGAGATGAGCCCGGCGATGAGCCGCAGCAGCGTCGATTTGCCCGCGCCGTTCTCGCCCAGCAGCAGAACCGCGGCGCCCGCATGCACCCGCATGGAAATGTCTCGCAGCGCGGCGAAGCTGCCAAATCGGCGCGAAACGCCGGAGAGTTCGACTGCGGGCTGATTGCGTAGAGTTGCGGGCATCGCTGCTATGCGAGTATAGAGCCATAATTCTGTAGAAGAATTCAGATAAGAGAAGCCATGAGAGGCAAGATGCGGGATACGAGAACGACTGTGCTCACGATTAGCGCTGCGAGCGCGTTGCTGTTGTGTGGTTTTCAGGCGCTCGCACAGACTGCGCCCGCACTGCCCGAACAGGATCGCGCCCTGGCTCATGACATCTTCAAGCAGCTCATCGAAACGAACACGCAGGATTCAAACGGAAGCGTAACTGCTGCCGCCGCGAAGATGCGTCAGCGTCTGCTCGACGCAGGATTTCCTGCCGAGGACCTGGTCCTTGCCGGTCCAAACGATCGCAAGCAGAACCTCGTCGCGCGCTACCGCGGAAAGCCCGGCTCAACGCTAAAGCCGATCATCACGATCTGCCATCTCGATGTTGTCGAGGCACGCAAAGCTGACTGGACGACAGATCCTTACCAGTTCGTTGAAAAGGATGGCTTCTTTTACGGACGCGGCACCCAGGACATCAAGGAAGAGGACGCCGCGCTCGTGGAGAGCTTCATCCGGATGAAGCGCGAGGGCTATGTGCCCGACCGGGATCTCGTTATTGCACTGACTGCGGATGAGGAGGGTGGAGCGTCGAATGGTGTCGCGTGGCTGCTCGAGCACCGGCCTGACCTGATGAGGGCGGACTTCGTGATCAATCCGGACGCGGGCGGCCTGGAGCTGCGCAGGGGCAAGCCGACGGAGCTCGATGTCGAGGCGACGGAGAAGCTCTATGCGGACTTTGAGGTGACGGCGACGAATCCGGGAGGGCACAGCTCGCAGCCGCGGCCCGACAATGCGATCTACGAGCTCGTGCACGCGCTGGCAAAGCTCGAGGCCTCGCCGTTTCCGGTGGAGCTGAACGCAGTCACGCGCGCCGAGCTGGAGGCGAAGGTCAAGATTGCAGACTCCGGACGCGCGGAGATCATTCGCGGCGTGCTGCGGAATCCTCCGGATCCGAAGGCCGTTGCGGAGTTCTCCAAAGACCCTACGGACAACTCAACGCTGCGGACGACCTGCGTGGCCACGATGGTCAACGCCGGGCACGCGCGCAATGCGCTGCCTGGCATGGCGAAGGCGAACGTGAACTGCAGAATCCTTCCAGGCCACTCACAGGAGGAGATTCGGCAGAGGCTGATCCAGATTTTTGGCGATCCGAAGCTAACGGTGAGCTATGTAAATGACGCCGGCCAGACGGTGGGGTTGGGGTCGGCGAAGAAGAGCATGGAGCCGCCCCCGGCCCGCGAGGACGTGTATGGGCCGCTGCGGAGGGTGACCGAGGAGATGTGGCCGGGGCTGCCGGTGATCCCGACGATGTCGACCGGAGCGAGCGACTCCATCATCACGATGGGGGCCGGAATTCCGAGCTATGGGATCAGCGGGATGGGTGTGGACTTCGACGACGACCGCGCGCATGGACGGGATGAGCGGATTCGGACTGAAGCCTTCTACCAAGGCGTCGAGTTCCGCTATTTGTATATGAAGGCGCTGACGGAGTAAGGGGTATCCCCCCCCTACTTTTTTGCGCAAAGTCTTCAGAACAGAGACTTTAGGTCTGGACTTTCTTAGCGCAGGCAAGTGTGAGGGCAGAAACAATACCCGGGGTTAAGGCAGAGCGTTGTCAAGTGCGGGCGGTCGTCTGGGGGATGCGGATTTCTCTTGATGCGATGGATGGTGTTCGCGTAGGCTGGCGGGCACTATGTCCTTGTCCTACAACTATCCACCGCAAATGGCCTATCCGTCTGCCCCTCCGGTTTACCGCGCGCTTCCGGCTCCGCCGAGGCTGCACTGGGGATGGGTGCTGGCGTTGTCGATTGTGAGCATAGGCATCTTCGGAATCATCTGGGTGGCCGTGCAGAGTTATTGGGTGAAGAAGGCGACTAAGAATGGGAAGCCGTTCGCTTGGGCTCTGGCCTATGTGATCTTTCTGCCGTTCGTCGTTGTGATGGCGGGGACTGTTGGCGCGCTTTCAACAATGGGAAAGCTTGGGGATAGTGCGGCTAATCTCAATATTCTGGTCGACCTTTTCACACGACTGGGCGGCTTTGTACTGTATCTAGCGTCGGCATACACGCTGAAAGGTGCACTGGAAGCGGAGCCAATCGACATACCCCTGAGTGGAGTGATGACGTTTTTCTTCGCTAGCACGTATTTCCAGTACCACCTGTACGACTACAACGTGGAGGGCCGGGTGGGGGAGCAGTTGAGCGGGTTTGGGAAGCCCGCGGTGGCGGGTGCTCCCGCAGGCGTTGTGAACGCGCCGGAGGTTCCACCGCAGGCGTAACCGGGCCCACTCACCATGTCGCTTTCGTACAACTATCCACCGCAGATTGCGTACCCGTCGGCGCCGCCGGTGTACCGGGCGTTTCCGGCCCCGCCTCGGCTGCACTGGGGGTGGGTGCTGGTGCTGTCGATTGTGACGCTGGGGATCTTCGTGCCGGTGTGGCTGTTCGTGCAGGCGCGTTGGGTTAAGAGGGCGACCGGCAAAATCAGACCATTCGCATGGACGACAGCGTATCTGATCTTTTATGGCCTGATTTTCGTGCTCGCCTTTGCGGCAAGTTTGTTCCTGACTCTCACCGGGCGGCATGAACTCTATGCCGTGATCAATGAGGAAGGGGTGTACCTGCAGCGCCTCGTAGGATTCGTGCTGTATGTCGCATCGGTTTATCTGCTGAAAAGCGCCCTGGAGGCGGCGCCGATCAAGATCCCGTTACAAGGACTGGCGACGTTCGTCTTTGGACCTGTGTATTTTCAGTGGTTTTTATGCAGGTACAAAGTGGAGGGGAAGTTGGGGGAGCAGTTGAGCGGATTTACGGACACCGCTCCAGCGGCGGTGGAGGCGGCGCAGATCCCGCCGCAGGCGTGAGGGTCTGAAACGCGTATGGCGCGGCTAAAGCCGCGCCATATCAAATTTAGTAGACCGATCTGGCCCGTCTGAAGACGGGCCCTTCCGATTAGCGGGCGACGGAGGCGGTGGTCAGGGGCGCGGTGTTGCCGGTGGGGGTGGTGGTGCCGGGTTTGGCAGGGGCGTACTTAGAGGCGCACTTGGCCTGGAGCTGGGTGGCGTGGAAGACGCCGTCGCGCCCGAAGGTGCCGATGGCCAGAGCCTGCGCGTTGTCCTTGAAGGTATCGGGCGGTGGCTCGGCGCCGTGGTAGTCGACTCGGAGAGTCTTGTCGAGCTCGACGAGGGTGAAGGTGGCGTTGGTGCCTTCGCGCTGGATGCTGCCGGGCTGGACGTTGCCGGCGACGCGCAGATTCTTGCTGTAGGCGCTGTGGCCCATGCCCTGGAGCTCGGCGATGGTGACGTAATAGCTCTTGGCCTGGCTGCCGGCCGAGACGGCGAGCCAGACGATGACGGCAACGACGAGGGCGCCGGCGATGACGAACTTGAGGGGAGAGCTCTGTTGCTGGACGGCCATTTGGCTTTAGTTTATCGCGGAAGCCCTCACTCACACGTGACATCGATCACCGTGTTTCGCGGCGTGGAGCTCTCAGCAATCTCCGTGGAGTCCGGTTGTGTGACGTTGATCACGGGGAAGCCGGGTCGCCGCGCCTATGATCTTTCGCCAGAAGACCTTAGGTGTTGAGCGGGAAGCCTTCGACGGAGGATCGGGATGCATAAGATCAGCGGATGGGTATCACTTGTGTTTGCCTGCTCGCTCTCGTTGCAGGGGCAGGGAACGGTTCCTGCACGAATGATCGTGACCACGGGCCACGTTTATGGCCAGGAACCGCCTATGCTTATGGCGAAGGATCTGGTTGTCACGCAGAACGATCGCCCGGTGAAGGTCACAGCTTTGCTTCCCCTTCGCGGCGATCGCGCGGGTCTTGAGCTATATGTCCTGGTGGACAATTGCTCAAATTGCGAGGCGGGGCCACAGTTTGAGGAATTGGCGAGGTTTATACAGACGCAGCCAGCGACCACCTCCGTGGGAGTCGCCTACATTCAGAACGGAAAGCTGGAGGTTGCTCTGGAGCCGACTTCAGATCACGCGCGGGCTGTAAAAGCTCTCAGTGCTCCGGAGGGAAGTAAACCGTCGAGCCCTTATGACGCGCTTGCCGATTTGATCAAGGGGTGGAAGCAAGGTTCAGCGCGCCGTGCAGTGCTCATGATTTCCACGGGGATTGATCCGGCCGAGACGAATCCCGAGTCGGCACAGAGTAAGTCCGCTGAGGCAGCGCTCCGGGCTGCGGAGCGCGCCGAGGTGACAATTTATGCGATCTATCACCCGAGCGCAGATTATCTATCGACGGACCTTTCGAAGATTCTGGCCGGACAGATTCAACTTTCCCATGTGGCGAGCAACTCTGGAGGCGAGGCCTACTTTTTGAACTTCGGACCTTTACTCTCACTGGCGCCATTCCTCGGCGACGTGGATCAGCATCTGGCCAACCAGTACCTGTTGGAGTTTCCTGGGTACCGTGGAAGCTCACCTGGGGAACTTCAGACGGTACGGGTGAAGAGCACGGCAATGCCGGAGCTGGACTTGATGGCACCGGACAAAATCGTCGTGGGTGGGAGAACACCGCAATAATACCGAGGGAGACCGGTCTCTCAATTTTGGGGTAGGATGGCTTCGCGGAGGAGTTGGCTTTGAGCGAGGCGCTGAAGTTGTGTGGCCGGCTTGCGGTTTGTGCGGCGGTCGGGGTGGTGGGAGTTTCTTCGGGCGCGCAGGTGCGGACGGTGGAGACGCCGGCGGTGACGATCCGGCTGGCGGAGCGCACGTGCGATCTGGTGGGACTGAAGTGGAAGAGCCCGGAGCTCGAGGTGATTGGAGAGCCGCGGCTGGGAGAGAACTTCCGGATCCTGGTGCCGCAGGAGCACTACCAGGCGAATTACTTCTACAGCCGCGAGCAGCAGGTGAGCCACATCGAGACGACGAACGATGGCGCGGTGTGCACGTATGACGAACTGAAGAACAGCCGCGAGACGCTGCCGATTGGCGTGACGTACCGGATTCAGGTGGTGGGCGGGCAGGTGCAGTTTTCGATTGAGGTGAGGAACCCGACGGAGCGGAAGCTGGCGGAGGTGATGTACGGGATTGTGGGCGGGCAGAAGGGGATTGGAAGCCGGCTGGATACGGAGTCGCTGGTGCCGGGGGCGAATGGGAATGCGGGCGCGAAGCTGTTTACGCGTTTTGGCGGCGGCGGCTATGGCGGCGGGAATCTGGGCATACGGTATGACGCGGGTGCGTTCACGTATCCGGGCAGAATGTCGATGGGGTGGATGGATGTATGGAATCCGAAGCTGGGCGTGGGTTATTACTACGCGAACCAGGACCCGGACACGCGGTTGTCGCTGATGGAGGTGGAACTGCGGCCGTTTTCAAAGAGCGCGAGCGTGGAGGATGTTTGGCCGAGCGAGGAAGAGGCCCAGGGCGAGCCAAGGGGCCTGACGATTGGCTGGGTCGACATGCCGTACGCGGGCAAGGGAACCTTCAAGGCCGGACCTGTGGCGCTGGAGGCACACACGGGTGACTGGCATACGGCGAGTGGACTGTATCGCGCGTGGTTCGATCAGCACTTTACGGTGAAGCGGGCGGATCGAAATCCGGACTGGCTGCGGAAGGAGAACGCGTGGCAGTCGGTGATTCTGTCGAACAGCGAAGACGTGGTGGTGCATCGCTTTGATGAACTGCCGAAGATGGCGGCGGACGCGAAGAAGTATGGGATCACAACGTTCGAGATTCTGGGGTGGGATATTGGCGGGATCGATCGCGGGTATCCGCAGTACACGCCAGACCCACGGATGGGATCGCCGGAGGAGTTTTACAAGGCGCTGCGGGAGATGCGTGCGATGGGCGTGCATCCGCTGATCTTTTCGAACATTCAGGTTGCCGATACGGCCACGCCAATTTTCAGGGACCGGCTGAAGCAATACGCGGTGGATGGGCGATGGGCGCCCGATTGGCGCATGAATGGATGGGGCGAAGGGACGATCAGCGCGCGCGCCGGCTTTACGAACTCCAACATGACGACGCTGAGCCCGTCGCATCCGGAGTTTCGGGAATATCTGATGAACCAATATCTGCAGCTCGTGCGCGAGGGCGCGGAGGGCTTTCAGTTTGACAAGGGAGGGGGCATCGTCAACATGGATTTCAATCCGACGGTTCCGGCGTCGCCCGACAAATCTCTCGTCGATGGAGTCTTAGGGACCTACGCGGAGGTGCTTCGCAAAGGACGGGAGATCGATCCCAACCTGGCCATCGCTTCGGAGATGCTGTACGACCGCGCCTTTCCGTATCTCGACGTGTCCTATATGCGGATGGGCGGGATCGATATGGACCCTGCGCTGCGTTATACGTTTCCGGAGTGGACGGGGACGATCTTCGGGGAGAGCCCGGGGGACTTTGGGCCGATGAATAACGGGATGCGCTATGGGCTGGTGTGGGACCTGGCGCCGCGACACTATAACGACTCCGTAGATGAAAAGCTGACGCAGCCACTGGCGAAGTATGTGAGTGAGCTGATTGATATTCGGAAGAGGTATGAGGAGCTGCTGTTCTTTGGGCGCTTCAATGACACGATGGGCGCGACGGTGACGGGCGGTACCTGGATCCGGTACTCGACCTTCACGACGTTTACGCCGAATGACGGCAAACGCGCGTGCGTGGTGGTGAACTTTGGTGACACGCCGGAGCAGGCTGCGGTGGCGCTGGATGGTGAGTCGGGCGAGGTGACGATTGCGCGGCCAGGTGAGGCGGAGACGACGGCGCAACTGCCGGTGAAGCTGGAGATTCCGCCGCATCGGCTGGTGGTGGTGGTGAAGCAGAAGTAAGTCGAGGAGTAAGTGGAAAGATGGATAGAAGAGAATTTAGTAAGTTGGCGGGGTTGACGGCGATGGTTGCGTTGACTCGGGGCGGGGAATTAAAGGCGCAGCAATTTGCTTCCGAGCACGAAGTGGTTTTAGAGGATGAGCAGTTGCTGGTTGCGTTTGATCAGGGATCAGGCGCTCTTACGCGGATGGAGCGAAAAGCGACGCAGTGGATGATTGAACGCCGGCCGGCTTTGGCGGCGTCATTTCGTCTGCTGGCGCCGCTGCCGAAGCGCCACGACAATTTTGTGCTTGGGCATAAGCAGCGTGCAGCGAGTGTGACGAAGATTTCGGCGAATCAGGTGCGGCTGCGGTGGGAGAACCTGGTCAGCGAACATGGTGGCGTGCTGCCGATTACG
This Acidobacteriaceae bacterium DNA region includes the following protein-coding sequences:
- a CDS encoding heme exporter protein CcmB, with translation MSYAGYVLTHLKKDLQLEWRARELINGMLFFALLVVVVFSLAFDPTAYPTIARQISGGLLWVGLLFASITALNQSWSREMHNNVLDAQRLAPAPASALFTGKALANFIFVSFIELVMAPVFAIFYDLHPLGNAWLLLLILPLGTWALTVNGTFFAALSLRTRNRELLLPLVLCPIAMPALLAMIQATTNVLTADYPPSLWIKLLLGYDVVFTIASVLLFETVLNAAD
- the ybaK gene encoding Cys-tRNA(Pro) deacylase, producing MKTNAARLLDKLGIAYEIRTYEVDPEDLTAISVARKIDMPIEQVFKTLLTHTSDGEHLFAVIPGGDELDLKKLAAAAGARKAELAALKEVEPLTGYVRGGVTVLAAKKPFRAFADETIELFDQISISAGQRGQQIVLAPADYLRATEATVADLTKAAPPAKGTHG
- a CDS encoding ABC transporter ATP-binding protein; protein product: MPATLRNQPAVELSGVSRRFGSFAALRDISMRVHAGAAVLLLGENGAGKSTLLRLIAGLISPSEGKLAVLGGTARSERDRVAFMSHAPMLYEELTGVENLRYFGSLYGVDGAKAEQALRDVGLDPKMSKHVGEYSQGMRQRASLARVLMLEPDLLLLDEPFSNMDTGSAQMMLTRLRAFLAQPGRNGSARTLFLTTHQADLARPLATTTLVLHAGQLTAQN
- a CDS encoding M20/M25/M40 family metallo-hydrolase produces the protein MRDTRTTVLTISAASALLLCGFQALAQTAPALPEQDRALAHDIFKQLIETNTQDSNGSVTAAAAKMRQRLLDAGFPAEDLVLAGPNDRKQNLVARYRGKPGSTLKPIITICHLDVVEARKADWTTDPYQFVEKDGFFYGRGTQDIKEEDAALVESFIRMKREGYVPDRDLVIALTADEEGGASNGVAWLLEHRPDLMRADFVINPDAGGLELRRGKPTELDVEATEKLYADFEVTATNPGGHSSQPRPDNAIYELVHALAKLEASPFPVELNAVTRAELEAKVKIADSGRAEIIRGVLRNPPDPKAVAEFSKDPTDNSTLRTTCVATMVNAGHARNALPGMAKANVNCRILPGHSQEEIRQRLIQIFGDPKLTVSYVNDAGQTVGLGSAKKSMEPPPAREDVYGPLRRVTEEMWPGLPVIPTMSTGASDSIITMGAGIPSYGISGMGVDFDDDRAHGRDERIRTEAFYQGVEFRYLYMKALTE
- a CDS encoding cytochrome c maturation protein CcmE codes for the protein MAVQQQSSPLKFVIAGALVVAVIVWLAVSAGSQAKSYYVTIAELQGMGHSAYSKNLRVAGNVQPGSIQREGTNATFTLVELDKTLRVDYHGAEPPPDTFKDNAQALAIGTFGRDGVFHATQLQAKCASKYAPAKPGTTTPTGNTAPLTTASVAR
- a CDS encoding DUF6259 domain-containing protein yields the protein MSEALKLCGRLAVCAAVGVVGVSSGAQVRTVETPAVTIRLAERTCDLVGLKWKSPELEVIGEPRLGENFRILVPQEHYQANYFYSREQQVSHIETTNDGAVCTYDELKNSRETLPIGVTYRIQVVGGQVQFSIEVRNPTERKLAEVMYGIVGGQKGIGSRLDTESLVPGANGNAGAKLFTRFGGGGYGGGNLGIRYDAGAFTYPGRMSMGWMDVWNPKLGVGYYYANQDPDTRLSLMEVELRPFSKSASVEDVWPSEEEAQGEPRGLTIGWVDMPYAGKGTFKAGPVALEAHTGDWHTASGLYRAWFDQHFTVKRADRNPDWLRKENAWQSVILSNSEDVVVHRFDELPKMAADAKKYGITTFEILGWDIGGIDRGYPQYTPDPRMGSPEEFYKALREMRAMGVHPLIFSNIQVADTATPIFRDRLKQYAVDGRWAPDWRMNGWGEGTISARAGFTNSNMTTLSPSHPEFREYLMNQYLQLVREGAEGFQFDKGGGIVNMDFNPTVPASPDKSLVDGVLGTYAEVLRKGREIDPNLAIASEMLYDRAFPYLDVSYMRMGGIDMDPALRYTFPEWTGTIFGESPGDFGPMNNGMRYGLVWDLAPRHYNDSVDEKLTQPLAKYVSELIDIRKRYEELLFFGRFNDTMGATVTGGTWIRYSTFTTFTPNDGKRACVVVNFGDTPEQAAVALDGESGEVTIARPGEAETTAQLPVKLEIPPHRLVVVVKQK